In a single window of the Pandoraea pulmonicola genome:
- the coaD gene encoding pantetheine-phosphate adenylyltransferase, with product MVVAIYPGTFDPLTRGHEDLVRRAAGIFDKLVVGVADSKNKKPFFTLEERIDIAREVLGHYPNVSVEGFSGLLKDFVRKHQARVIVRGLRAVSDFEYEFQMAGMNRYLLPDVETMFMTPSDQYQFISGTIVREIAQLGGDVSKFVFPSVEKWLVTKVGDQSAKG from the coding sequence ATGGTAGTGGCGATCTATCCAGGGACGTTCGACCCGCTCACCCGAGGGCACGAGGACCTGGTCCGCCGTGCTGCGGGCATCTTCGACAAGCTTGTCGTCGGGGTGGCCGATAGCAAGAACAAGAAACCGTTCTTCACGCTCGAGGAGCGTATCGACATCGCGCGCGAAGTGCTGGGCCACTATCCGAACGTGTCCGTCGAAGGGTTTTCCGGGTTGCTCAAGGACTTCGTGCGCAAGCATCAGGCCCGCGTGATCGTGCGCGGTCTGCGCGCCGTGTCCGATTTCGAATACGAGTTCCAGATGGCGGGCATGAACCGTTATCTGCTGCCCGATGTGGAAACGATGTTCATGACGCCGTCGGACCAGTACCAGTTCATCTCGGGCACGATCGTGCGCGAGATCGCGCAACTGGGCGGCGACGTCAGCAAGTTCGTGTTCCCTTCCGTCGAAAAATGGCTGGTGACGAAAGTCGGCGACCAGTCGGCGAAGGGGTGA
- the pth gene encoding aminoacyl-tRNA hydrolase, whose product MIKLIVGLGNPGAEYTATRHNAGFWFVDALAQQCGASLSNQKNFHGFAARARVAGQEVWLLEPQTFMNRSGQSVVALARFYKILPDEILVVHDELDLLPGAVKLKRGGGSGGHNGLKDIAAHLTTQEFWRLRLGIGHPRTLQPAGSQQQVVDFVLKPPRKEEQVLIDDAMSRSLDVVDLIVKGEMEKAMMRLHAAPGK is encoded by the coding sequence ATGATCAAGCTGATCGTAGGGCTCGGCAATCCGGGTGCCGAATACACAGCGACGCGTCACAACGCGGGCTTCTGGTTTGTCGACGCACTGGCACAGCAATGCGGCGCATCGCTCTCCAACCAGAAAAACTTCCACGGCTTCGCTGCGCGTGCGCGCGTGGCCGGTCAGGAAGTCTGGCTACTCGAGCCGCAGACGTTCATGAACCGCTCCGGCCAGTCCGTCGTCGCACTGGCCCGCTTCTATAAGATCCTGCCCGACGAGATCCTTGTCGTGCACGACGAACTCGACCTCCTGCCCGGCGCCGTGAAACTCAAGCGAGGCGGCGGCAGCGGTGGACACAACGGCCTGAAGGACATTGCCGCGCACCTGACCACGCAGGAATTCTGGCGTCTGCGCCTGGGCATCGGGCATCCGCGCACGCTCCAGCCAGCCGGCAGCCAGCAGCAGGTGGTCGATTTCGTGCTCAAGCCGCCGCGCAAGGAAGAGCAGGTGCTAATCGACGACGCGATGTCGCGCTCGCTCGACGTCGTCGACCTGATCGTCAAGGGCGAGATGGAAAAGGCGATGATGCGTCTGCACGCCGCGCCCGGGAAGTAA
- a CDS encoding 50S ribosomal protein L25/general stress protein Ctc yields MKVVAFERNQQGTGASRRLRNAGKTTGIVYGGNVEAKMIELDHNALWHALRKEAFHSSILDLEVAGKTEQVLLRDVQYHPFKQLVLHVDFQRVDPNKSIHVKVPLHFLNAENAPAVKLASNVISHTLNELDISCLPGKLPEFLEVDLSKLEAGQTVHAKDVKLPAGVTLTLHVEQENPVVAQAVQPAGAAADEAAASAAEGETPAA; encoded by the coding sequence ATGAAAGTCGTCGCTTTTGAGCGCAATCAGCAAGGTACGGGTGCGAGCCGCCGCCTGCGCAATGCCGGTAAGACTACGGGCATCGTGTACGGTGGTAACGTTGAAGCCAAAATGATCGAACTCGATCACAACGCACTGTGGCACGCCCTCCGCAAGGAAGCTTTCCACTCGTCGATTCTCGACCTGGAAGTTGCCGGCAAGACCGAACAAGTGCTGCTGCGCGATGTGCAGTACCACCCGTTCAAGCAACTCGTTCTGCACGTGGATTTCCAACGTGTCGATCCGAACAAGTCGATTCACGTGAAGGTGCCCCTGCACTTCCTGAACGCCGAGAACGCCCCGGCCGTGAAGCTGGCTTCGAACGTGATCAGCCACACGCTGAACGAACTGGACATCAGCTGCCTGCCGGGCAAGCTGCCGGAATTCCTGGAAGTCGACCTGTCGAAGCTGGAAGCCGGCCAGACCGTGCACGCCAAGGACGTCAAGCTGCCCGCCGGCGTGACGTTGACGCTGCACGTCGAGCAGGAAAACCCGGTGGTGGCGCAAGCCGTCCAACCGGCTGGCGCTGCTGCCGATGAAGCCGCTGCCTCGGCTGCCGAAGGCGAAACGCCGGCTGCCTAA
- the ispE gene encoding 4-(cytidine 5'-diphospho)-2-C-methyl-D-erythritol kinase, with translation MYEILRDCPAPAKLNLFLHIVGRRPNGYHELQTVFQLIDWADTLHFERRDDARIVHTNPLPGVPPETDLTVRAARLLQEHCGVRFGVDIAIEKRLPAGGGIGGGSSDAATTLLALNRMWQLDLPRAELQTLALKLGADVPFFVFGRNAFAEGLGESLHAVNLPQWHFLVVNPRVHVATDKIFRDPLLTRDSKIVTMAFFLEHANKNVFETDEIFRNDMQAVVTREYAEVAAVIDWFRTFTTARMTGSGASVFAVFDTKAEAEAACKRLPERWLGQVTTSLAEHPLFAFA, from the coding sequence ATGTACGAAATCCTGCGTGACTGCCCGGCTCCGGCCAAGCTGAACCTGTTCCTGCATATCGTGGGACGCCGGCCCAACGGCTATCACGAACTGCAAACCGTCTTCCAACTGATCGACTGGGCCGACACGCTGCATTTCGAACGCCGCGACGACGCGCGCATCGTCCACACGAATCCGCTGCCGGGCGTGCCGCCGGAGACGGACCTCACCGTGCGGGCGGCCCGACTTCTGCAGGAACACTGCGGCGTGCGTTTCGGCGTGGACATCGCCATCGAGAAGCGTTTGCCGGCCGGCGGCGGCATCGGCGGCGGCAGCTCGGACGCCGCCACCACGCTGCTCGCCCTGAACCGGATGTGGCAGCTCGATCTGCCGCGCGCGGAACTGCAGACGCTGGCCCTCAAGCTCGGCGCGGACGTGCCGTTTTTCGTGTTCGGCCGCAATGCCTTCGCCGAGGGGCTGGGCGAATCATTGCACGCGGTGAATCTGCCGCAATGGCACTTTCTCGTCGTCAACCCGCGCGTGCACGTCGCGACGGACAAAATATTTCGCGACCCCCTGTTGACAAGGGATTCGAAGATCGTCACAATGGCGTTCTTTCTTGAGCACGCCAACAAAAACGTGTTCGAAACGGATGAAATCTTCCGTAACGACATGCAGGCGGTAGTCACTCGGGAATACGCGGAAGTCGCTGCTGTGATTGACTGGTTCAGAACCTTCACCACGGCACGCATGACAGGATCCGGCGCCAGCGTGTTTGCGGTATTCGACACGAAGGCGGAAGCGGAAGCCGCATGCAAGCGATTGCCGGAGCGCTGGCTCGGTCAAGTGACCACTAGCCTGGCCGAACACCCGCTGTTCGCCTTCGCGTGA
- a CDS encoding outer membrane lipoprotein LolB, which yields MSTGRSRLAHAAARLAARFVNRADHAGHSVSRATRRVSRRGAALALAGSFALLASGCASLAPPTPIAQSADASTEHYRGRFSVRYEQNGEPRNTYGNFDWQQSGENAVVQLLDPLGQTQAIVRENPRGASLELPGKAPLTGPRLEDVMHDALGFALPVGGLRYWLRMQSAPGSRGSIEHDPRTQRPTHLKQDGWTIDYQAFFDGTPLRVKRIDLSRDLDGSPLAVRLVIDE from the coding sequence ATGTCAACGGGGCGCTCGCGGTTGGCGCACGCCGCCGCTCGCTTGGCGGCCCGCTTCGTCAACCGTGCCGACCACGCCGGCCACTCCGTTTCGCGTGCCACTCGCCGCGTTTCCCGTCGCGGCGCAGCGCTCGCGCTGGCCGGATCGTTCGCGCTGCTCGCGAGCGGCTGCGCAAGCCTCGCGCCGCCGACGCCCATCGCTCAGTCGGCCGATGCAAGCACAGAACACTATCGCGGCCGCTTCTCCGTGCGCTACGAACAGAATGGCGAGCCACGCAACACGTACGGCAATTTCGACTGGCAGCAAAGCGGCGAGAACGCCGTCGTCCAGTTGCTGGATCCGCTCGGCCAAACGCAGGCGATCGTGCGCGAGAATCCGCGCGGCGCGTCGCTCGAGTTGCCGGGCAAGGCACCGCTCACGGGGCCGCGCCTGGAAGATGTGATGCACGATGCGCTTGGCTTCGCGCTGCCGGTCGGCGGCCTTCGTTACTGGTTGCGCATGCAGAGCGCTCCCGGATCGCGGGGGAGCATCGAGCATGACCCGCGGACGCAACGGCCCACGCATCTGAAGCAGGACGGCTGGACCATCGACTATCAGGCGTTTTTCGATGGCACGCCGCTGCGCGTCAAACGCATCGATCTGTCGCGCGATCTCGACGGCTCGCCTCTCGCGGTGCGACTGGTCATCGACGAGTAA
- a CDS encoding ribose-phosphate pyrophosphokinase, which translates to MSSDNLMVFTGNANPALAQAVVDTLGIPLGKAMASRFSDGEIQVEIQENVRGKDVFVLQSTCAPTNDNLMELMIMVDALKRASAGRITAAIPYFGYARQDRRPRSARVAISAKVVANMLQIAGVERIITMDLHADQIQGFFDIPVDNIYASPLLLADVREQNHENLLVVSPDVGGVVRARALAKQLHCDLAIIDKRRPKANVAEVMNIIGEVEGRTCVIMDDMVDTAGTLCKAAQVLKERGAQKVYAYCTHPVLSGGAAARINASELDEVVVTDTIPLRDDSKGGKIRQLSCANLLAETFSRIRRGDSVMSLFAE; encoded by the coding sequence ATGAGTAGTGATAACCTAATGGTATTCACCGGGAACGCCAATCCCGCCCTGGCCCAAGCGGTCGTCGACACGCTCGGTATCCCTCTCGGCAAGGCCATGGCCAGCCGCTTCTCGGATGGCGAGATTCAGGTCGAAATTCAGGAAAACGTGCGCGGCAAGGACGTCTTCGTCCTCCAGTCGACGTGTGCTCCGACCAACGACAACCTGATGGAACTGATGATCATGGTCGACGCGCTCAAGCGCGCTTCCGCCGGCCGGATCACCGCTGCCATCCCGTATTTCGGCTATGCCCGTCAGGATCGCCGCCCCCGTTCGGCGCGCGTGGCGATCTCGGCGAAGGTCGTGGCCAACATGCTGCAAATCGCAGGCGTCGAGCGCATCATCACGATGGACCTGCACGCCGACCAGATTCAGGGCTTCTTCGATATCCCGGTCGACAACATCTATGCGTCGCCGCTGCTGCTGGCGGATGTGCGCGAGCAGAACCACGAAAACCTGCTGGTGGTGTCGCCGGACGTCGGCGGTGTGGTGCGCGCCCGTGCGCTGGCCAAGCAGCTGCATTGCGATCTGGCCATCATCGACAAGCGCCGTCCGAAGGCCAACGTGGCCGAAGTGATGAACATCATCGGTGAAGTCGAAGGTCGTACCTGCGTCATCATGGACGACATGGTCGACACCGCTGGCACGCTCTGCAAGGCAGCACAGGTGTTGAAGGAACGCGGTGCACAGAAGGTCTACGCCTACTGTACGCATCCGGTGCTCTCGGGCGGCGCCGCGGCGCGAATCAACGCCTCGGAGCTCGACGAAGTGGTCGTGACGGACACGATTCCGCTGCGCGACGACTCGAAGGGCGGCAAGATTCGCCAGTTGAGCTGCGCGAACCTGCTCGCCGAGACGTTCTCGCGCATCCGACGCGGCGACTCGGTGATGTCGCTGTTCGCGGAATAA
- a CDS encoding YfhL family 4Fe-4S dicluster ferredoxin: MALMITDECINCDVCEPECPNDAISMGVEIYEIDPNKCTECVGHFDEPQCVQVCPVECIPINPEHVETREQLLDKYTHLQAAKSA, from the coding sequence ATGGCCTTGATGATTACCGATGAATGCATCAATTGCGACGTGTGCGAGCCGGAGTGCCCGAACGACGCAATTTCGATGGGGGTCGAGATCTACGAGATCGATCCGAACAAGTGCACCGAATGCGTCGGTCACTTCGATGAACCGCAGTGCGTGCAGGTGTGTCCGGTGGAGTGCATTCCCATCAACCCCGAACACGTCGAGACGCGCGAGCAACTACTGGACAAGTACACCCACCTGCAAGCGGCCAAGTCGGCCTGA